The genomic segment GGGACTTCTCCCTTGTATGTGTTCTACAATACGTTCCCTGAAGGAATAAAAGACACCGAGGATGTGATCGGAGCGGTTTCTTTAATCATTTATTCGCTCTTGCTAATCCCTCTAATCAAGTATGTCTTCATTGTCTGCAAAGCGAATGACAATGGTCAAGGTAAAACCGTGCTCTCGTAGGTACGTTTGAAACGAGTAAAAAAACCCTGGTTCAGCTGGTCCTAATATCAAAGCATGTGTACAGGTGGGACACTAGCTATTTACTCGCTGCTTTGCAGACAAGGTAAACTGAAACTTGTGCCAGACCAGCAACCCAGCGATGAGGAGCTCACGACATATAGTCGTAGTTTATTGCCTGAAGGGTCTTTGGCTGCAAAAACAATGAACTGGTTGGAGAAAAAAGATTCTAGGAAAAGAGCGCTTCTGATTATTGTTCTTGTGGGGACTTGTATGACGATTGGTGATGGCATTTTTACCCCGGCTATCTCGGGTAGGTCTCTCTCTATGCTTTGTGTTTCTTGGACTACAAGGATGACATATTTAGTTAACAACATCATTCTGCTTTCAGTTCTTTCAGCTACTGGTGGGATCAAAGTAAACAATCCAGAGATGAGCAGCGGTAACAATATTTGcacattatgtttttttttttcttttactggTTTTTGTTGTTCATCCGTCAATCAATCATTGCTAAGTTTCTTTTTGTTCCAGAGACCGTTGTGATCGTATCCGTTCTTATTTTGGTGGCTCTGTTTAGTATGCAACACTATGGTACGGACAAAGTTGCATGGCTCTTCGCACCTATTGTGTGTATTTGGTTACTCTTAATTGGAGGCACCGGGCTATACAACGTCTTCAAATACGATACTAGTGTTCTCAAAGCATTCTCCCCCACATATGTTTATACGTACTTCAGAAGAAGAGGGCGAGATGGTTGGGTTTCGCTTGGCGGAATTTTGCTCAGCATAACAGGTTACCTTCCTTTCTCCTTAGACTTGAAAAGGTATTTACCGAGGTTTTCGAAAAGCCTATATgccttcttctttgttgtttaaCCTAAACAAAAAATGTAGGGACTGAAGCACTATACGACGACATTGCTTATTTCCCACTACTAGCTATACAGCTTGCCTTTGCGTTTTTCGTGTTTCCTTGTCTACTTTTAGCATATTGCGGCCAAGCTGCATACCTTATGAAAAACAAGGAACATTATGCAGAAGCGTTCTATGAATCTATCCCAAGTTCGTCCTAAACCATTTTTAGTATATTATTGATATGAAGTATATATTAGTGATCGCACAAACACTAAGCTATGTTTTGCTTTGACTCTCCACAGATAGTATATATTGGCCAATGTTTATAGTCGCGACAGGAGCTGCGATTGTTGGAAGCCAAGCTACGATATCAGGGACATATTCGATCATCAAGCAGGCCGTGGCTCATGGGTGTTTTCCTCAAGTCAAAGTCGTTCATACTTCAAAGAAGTTCCTCGGTCAGATCTATAGTCCTGATATCAACTGGATACTCATGATCGGTTGCATAGCTGTCACTGCTAGAttcaagaatcaaaatcaaataggGAACGCATATGGTAAGATGTTCATTTTACACAGTCTTGATATAACCGTTGGATGACTGTCTTGGTATATTGGTGAAAATAGGGACCGCGGTTGCAATCGTAATGCTTGTGACCACATTCCTTATGGTGTTGGTTATGTTACTCGTGTGGCGGTGCCATTGGATCCTTGTCCTCATATTTACCGTACTCTCCCTCGTAGTGGAAGGTGCATACTTTTCGGCTGTGCTTTTAAAGATTAATCAAGGAGGATGGGTTCCTCTTGTCGTCGCCGCTATCTTTCTTCTTGTAATGTTGATATGGCATTATGTGAAAATCAAGAGATATGAGTTCCAGGTGCATAGCAAAGTGTCAATGAGCTGGATCCTCGGCCTCGGCCCCAGCCTTGGACTTGTCCGGGTCCCAGGGGTGGGGTTGGTCTATTCAGAACTAGCAAGTGGTGTTCCTCACATCTTTTCCCATTTCATCAC from the Camelina sativa cultivar DH55 chromosome 12, Cs, whole genome shotgun sequence genome contains:
- the LOC104732243 gene encoding potassium transporter 9-like isoform X1, with protein sequence MAEIGETDETIEGRNVGAMWDLEQKLDQPMDEEAHKLKNMHREKGLSTLMLLRLAFQSLGIVYGDLGTSPLYVFYNTFPEGIKDTEDVIGAVSLIIYSLLLIPLIKYVFIVCKANDNGQGGTLAIYSLLCRQGKLKLVPDQQPSDEELTTYSRSLLPEGSLAAKTMNWLEKKDSRKRALLIIVLVGTCMTIGDGIFTPAISGRSLSMLCVSWTTRMTYLVNNIILLSVLSATGGIKVNNPEMSSETVVIVSVLILVALFSMQHYGTDKVAWLFAPIVCIWLLLIGGTGLYNVFKYDTSVLKAFSPTYVYTYFRRRGRDGWVSLGGILLSITGTEALYDDIAYFPLLAIQLAFAFFVFPCLLLAYCGQAAYLMKNKEHYAEAFYESIPNSIYWPMFIVATGAAIVGSQATISGTYSIIKQAVAHGCFPQVKVVHTSKKFLGQIYSPDINWILMIGCIAVTARFKNQNQIGNAYGTAVAIVMLVTTFLMVLVMLLVWRCHWILVLIFTVLSLVVEGAYFSAVLLKINQGGWVPLVVAAIFLLVMLIWHYVKIKRYEFQVHSKVSMSWILGLGPSLGLVRVPGVGLVYSELASGVPHIFSHFITNLPAIHSAVVFVCVKYLPVYTVPEEERFLVKRIGSKTLRMFRCVARYGYKDLHKKDDDFETKLFNNLFSFIRIERMMEPVSNSSNSSRTYICSQTHQSREDLINRNNIDMLSSIVDYTTSTLDMIIPLDSPSNAFSLSQENTVEEDTNEMEFLKNCRASGVVHILGNTIVKARRGSSLPKKIAIDYVYAFLKKICRGNNVIFNVPHESLLNVGQVFYV
- the LOC104732243 gene encoding potassium transporter 9-like isoform X2; this translates as MAEIGETDETIEGRNVGAMWDLEQKLDQPMDEEAHKLKNMHREKGLSTLMLLRLAFQSLGIVYGDLGTSPLYVFYNTFPEGIKDTEDVIGAVSLIIYSLLLIPLIKYVFIVCKANDNGQGGTLAIYSLLCRQGKLKLVPDQQPSDEELTTYSRSLLPEGSLAAKTMNWLEKKDSRKRALLIIVLVGTCMTIGDGIFTPAISVLSATGGIKVNNPEMSSETVVIVSVLILVALFSMQHYGTDKVAWLFAPIVCIWLLLIGGTGLYNVFKYDTSVLKAFSPTYVYTYFRRRGRDGWVSLGGILLSITGTEALYDDIAYFPLLAIQLAFAFFVFPCLLLAYCGQAAYLMKNKEHYAEAFYESIPNSIYWPMFIVATGAAIVGSQATISGTYSIIKQAVAHGCFPQVKVVHTSKKFLGQIYSPDINWILMIGCIAVTARFKNQNQIGNAYGTAVAIVMLVTTFLMVLVMLLVWRCHWILVLIFTVLSLVVEGAYFSAVLLKINQGGWVPLVVAAIFLLVMLIWHYVKIKRYEFQVHSKVSMSWILGLGPSLGLVRVPGVGLVYSELASGVPHIFSHFITNLPAIHSAVVFVCVKYLPVYTVPEEERFLVKRIGSKTLRMFRCVARYGYKDLHKKDDDFETKLFNNLFSFIRIERMMEPVSNSSNSSRTYICSQTHQSREDLINRNNIDMLSSIVDYTTSTLDMIIPLDSPSNAFSLSQENTVEEDTNEMEFLKNCRASGVVHILGNTIVKARRGSSLPKKIAIDYVYAFLKKICRGNNVIFNVPHESLLNVGQVFYV
- the LOC104732243 gene encoding potassium transporter 9-like isoform X3, whose translation is MAEIGETDETIEGRNVGAMWDLEQKLDQPMDEEAHKLKNMHREKGLSTLMLLRLAFQSLGIVYGDLGTSPLYVFYNTFPEGIKDTEDVIGAVSLIIYSLLLIPLIKYVFIVCKANDNGQGGTLAIYSLLCRQGKLKLVPDQQPSDEELTTYSRSLLPEGSLAAKTMNWLEKKDSRKRALLIIVLVGTCMTIGDGIFTPAISVLSATGGIKVNNPEMSSETVVIVSVLILVALFSMQHYGTDKVAWLFAPIVCIWLLLIGGTGLYNVFKYDTSVLKAFSPTYVYTYFRRRGRDGWVSLGGILLSITALYDDIAYFPLLAIQLAFAFFVFPCLLLAYCGQAAYLMKNKEHYAEAFYESIPNSIYWPMFIVATGAAIVGSQATISGTYSIIKQAVAHGCFPQVKVVHTSKKFLGQIYSPDINWILMIGCIAVTARFKNQNQIGNAYGTAVAIVMLVTTFLMVLVMLLVWRCHWILVLIFTVLSLVVEGAYFSAVLLKINQGGWVPLVVAAIFLLVMLIWHYVKIKRYEFQVHSKVSMSWILGLGPSLGLVRVPGVGLVYSELASGVPHIFSHFITNLPAIHSAVVFVCVKYLPVYTVPEEERFLVKRIGSKTLRMFRCVARYGYKDLHKKDDDFETKLFNNLFSFIRIERMMEPVSNSSNSSRTYICSQTHQSREDLINRNNIDMLSSIVDYTTSTLDMIIPLDSPSNAFSLSQENTVEEDTNEMEFLKNCRASGVVHILGNTIVKARRGSSLPKKIAIDYVYAFLKKICRGNNVIFNVPHESLLNVGQVFYV